Proteins from one Syngnathus scovelli strain Florida chromosome 9, RoL_Ssco_1.2, whole genome shotgun sequence genomic window:
- the LOC125975326 gene encoding prostaglandin reductase 3, translating to MSIPMWTKSARKAFLFSLVGSRRRGSDLLSGLLPVPRRPIIDMSYSAHFIDFKGSSIASSMKKVVVNKLSPNFREAASVQTVPVPTPADADLLVRNRFVGINASDINYSAGRYDPTVQPPFDAGFEGIGEVVGLGLSASSRCTVGDTVAYFSSGAFAEYTVVPAKESVPVPSAKPEFLTLLVSGATAYIALKRLGDLAKGETVLVTAAAGGTGQFAVQFAKQAGCHVIGTCSSNEKAGFLRSIGCDRPINYKAEDLAKTLKTEYPQGIDVVYESVGGSTFELAINCLAKKGRLIVIGFISGYQSASGIPQFRGSTLPVKLLQKSASIRGFFLPHFISDYREALTRMMQMFAMGKLTCEVDYGDLAQEGRFVGLESVFRAVDYMYAGKNLGKVVVEVAPPCNSNSKL from the exons ATGTCCATCCCGATGTGGACGAAAAGTGCTCGGAAGGCGTTTTTGTTTTCACTCGTCGGTTCGAGAAGAAGAGGCAGCGACTTACTTTCTGGACTTCTTCCGGTTCCGAGGCGCCCCATCATCGATATGTCCTACTCGGCTCACTTTATTGATTTTAAAGGATCCTCCATAGCGAGCAGTATGAAAAAGGTGGTCGTAAACAAGCTGAGCCCAAATTTTAGAGAGGCCGCCTCGGTGCAAACTGTTCCGGTTCCGACACCCGCAGACGCAGACTTGCTCGTCAGAAATCg CTTTGTGGGGATCAACGCCTCTGATATTAATTATTCAGCAGGCCGTTATGACCCGACTGTGCAACCTCCCTTCGATGCCGGATTTGAGGGTATCGGTGAGGTTGTCGGCCTCGGTCTCAGCGCCAGCTCCCGCTGCACTGTCGGGGACACAGTGGCCTACTTCAGCAGCGGCGCCTTCGCTGAGTACACCGTGGTTCCCGCCAAGGAAAGCGTGCCTGTCCCTTCGGCAAAGCCCGAGTTCCTCACCCTGCTCGTCAGCGGCGCTACCGCCTACATTGCCTTGAAGCGTCTAGGGGACCTGGCCAAGGGCGAGACAGTTCTCGTCACTGCGGCTGCGGGAGGAACGGGACAGTTTGCGGTGCAGTTTGCCAAACAGGCCGGCTGTCATGTGATCGGGACCTGCTCGTCCAATGAGAAAGCAGGTTTCCTTAGGTCTATTGGGTGCGACAGGCCAATTAACTACAAAGCGGAGGATTTGGCCAAGACCTTGAAGACAGAGTACCCACAAGGCATTGACGTGGTTTATGAATCAGTCGGGGGCAGCACTTTTGAACTGGCAATTAACTGTTTGGCTAAAAAAGGCCGACTAATAGTCATTGGCTTCATCTCAGGTTACCAGTCTGCGTCAGGAATTCCCCAATTCAGAGGGTCAACTCTACCCGTCAAGCTTCTCCAGAAGTCAGCAAGCATTCGAGGATTCTTCCTTCCTCATTTCATCAGCGACTACAGGGAGGCTCTGACTCGTATGATGCAGATGTTTGCTATGGGCAAGCTCACGTGCGAGGTGGATTATGGGGATTTGGCCCAAGAAGGGAGGTTTGTCGGCCTGGAGTCAGTCTTCCGAGCAGTGGACTACATGTATGCAGGAAAGAACCTCGGGAAGGTGGTGGTCGAAGTGGCACCTCCCTGTAATTCAAATAGTaaactgtaa